Below is a genomic region from Prochlorococcus marinus str. MIT 0918.
ACTCGTTATCTATTAAGAAAAGCAGAAGAAAGGAACCATCTTCTTTTAGGACTTTTACTTGCATTAGATCAACTTGATGAGATTATTTCTTTAATACGTTCAGCTCCTGATACTTCAGTAGCTAAGAAAAAATTGCAAGAAGTTCATGGATTAACAGATGTTCAAGCAGACGCTATATTGCAAATGCAATTAAGGAGATTAACTGCTTTAGAGTCTGACAAAATAAGACTTGAACATGAGGATCTTTTAAAAAAGATAGAAGATTTTAATGATATTTTAGCTAATAAGAATAGAGTTTACGAAATCATTAAATCAGAATTATCTTATATAAGAGATAAGTATTATCTTCCTAGAAGAACAGAGATTTTAGATTTAGGAAGTGGGCTTGAAGATATAGATTTAATTGCAAATGAAAGGTCAGTTGTATTGTTAACAGAAACTGGTTATTTCAAAAGAATGCCTGTTAATGAATTTGAGTCTACAAGTCGAGGAACAAGAGGTAAGTCTGGGACTAGAAGTCAAGGAGAAGAGGAAGTTAAGTTATTTATTAGTTGTAATGACCATGACAACCTTTTGCTTTTTAGTGATAGAGGAGTTGTCTATTCAGTGCCAGCTTATAGGGTTCCTCAATGCAGCAGAGCTGCAAAAGGAACTCCAGTTGTTCAGCTTTTGCCAATACCACGAGAAGAAGCAATTACTTCTATAATTTCAGTGGCTTCATTTGATGACGATAATCATTTATTAATGCTGACTAATGGAGGTTTTATTAAAAGGACATCAGTTTCAGCTTTTAATAAAATCAGAGCAAATGGTTTGATTTCTATAAGTCTTGAGGACGGGGATGCACTTAGATGGGTGAGATTGGCTTCTTCAGGCGATAGTGTATTAATTGGATCAAAAAATGGTATGACTATCCATTTCCGTATAAATGATGCTGAACTTAGACCCTTGGGAAGAACTGCTAGAGGAGTTAGATCAATGAATTTGCGTCAAGGAGATTCGTTGGTAAGTATGGATGTACTTTCTCAGGAGCTTGCTGACAAGGTAGCTGATATATCTCAAGAAAATGAACTTTCTACAACCAATGAATATGAAGGCCCTTGGGTTTTGGTCGCTTCGGCTGATGGATTAGGGAAAAGAGTTCCAATTACTCAATTTAGACTTCAAAAACGATCTGGCATGGGCTTACGTGCTATCAAATTTAGAAATCAAGATGATGAATTAGTTGGACTAAAAGTTTTAGGAAAAGGAGAAGAGCTTTTACTAGTTAGTGAAAAAGGTGTAATTGTTAGAACAAGTGCTGATCAAATCTCACAACAGTCACGAGCTGCTACTGGAGTTAGACTCCAGCGCTTAGATTTAGGAGATCATTTAGCTGAGGTTGTTTTAGTACCACCTCAACAAGTAGAACAAGAAAATAATGATGAAGTTACAGGCACTGATCAATCTGTGTTAAAAGATTCTCCTGAAAGTTGAAATTGAAAAAATGTTCAGATGTATTGGTTATGGGCGCAGGACCTGCTGCTCTTTGCATTGCCTCTGAATTGATTGAACAAGGATTGAATGTAAGTGCGTTAGCCTCACATTCTCCTGAAAAGCCTTGGCCTAATACCTATGGAATCTGGGCTGAAGAGCTTGAATCGCTAGGGATAGCAAGTCTTTTAGGTCATCGGTGGAAAAATACGGTTAGTTATTTTGGGGATGGTCAAAATAATGATGGGAATCACCTTGTTACTCATTGTTTTGATTATGGACTTTTTGACCAAGCAGCTTTTCAGAATGAGCTGTTAAAAAAATGCCTTGGTCTTGAATGGAGTATAGAAACGGCTAAAAATATTAGATATACAGATGAAATAACCGAAGTGATATGCTCTTCAGGAAATACATATCGAGCTAGAGTAGTTATTGATGCTAGTGGACATAGGTCACCGTTTATTCGACGTTCTTATAAAGAGGATGTTGCACAACAATCAGCATATGGAATTGTTGGAAGATTTAGTTGCCCACCTGTTGATAAAGATCAATTTGTTCTTATGGACTTTCGCCCGGACCATTTGACAAATGAACAATTAAAGGAGCCACCTACGTTTTTGTATGCAATGGATTTTGGTGAGGGAGTTTTTTTTGTAGAAGAAACCTCTCTTGCTTTTTCACCCCCAGTTTCATGGAATACTTTGAAGGAGAGATTACTTGCAAGACTATCAAGTCGTGGAATTAAAGTTTTAGAAGTAATGCATGAAGAATATTGTTTGTTTCCAATGAATCTTCCTTTGCCTGATAGGAATCAAGCTTTACTTGCTTTTGGTGGCTCAGCCAGTATGGTACATCCTGCTTCTGGTTATATGGTAGGAGCACTTTTGAGAAGATCTCCTTCACTGGCTCGACAACTATCAAAATCATTGTCAATAGACCCTCCTTTAGATTCAAAGGCCTTGGCTAAAGAAGGTTGGAGAGTTCTATGGTCTAATGAATTAATACAAAGACATAGGTTATATCAATTTGGTTTAAATCGTTTGATGAGTTTTGATGAGGCTCTGTTGAGAACTTTTTTTGCTACCTTTTTTAAATTATCTAAGAAAGATTGGTCGAGATTTCTTGCCAATACATTGCCTCTTCATGAATTGATAATAGTAATGTTGAAGCTTTTTACATTAGCTCCATTAAAGATAAAATTAGGGATGATTGGGATAGTTAAAAATTAATGTTTATAAGTTATATTTTGCACCAGTCTTTGGCTTGAATTAATGGAAATATAGAGTCTTCTAATTCAAATTCTTTAAGTTTTAAATCTGAAGGATTATCTTCTCTATCTAATGCATTTATCAAGGTCCAAAAACGATCTAAATGTTTATAGATTCTTTTTTTAGCTAAATCAGTAGTAGTTCCAGCTTTTAATATAAAGCTCCAGTCTGATGATTGAGAAAGTAGTAATTCTCTAGCTGCTTGTTGAAGAATTCTAATTTCGTATTCTTTTTCGACTCCATTACTGCATCTATTTACCATTGCCTTCCCAGCCTTACTCCATTCAGAAATTAACCAGGAATTACTTTCATTAAGCCAGTATTTGTGAAAACCTCCTTGCCCCCAACTTGACGGGCAAGGCTCACATAATTGTAATTTTGAAGTAGACCTTAGAATATCATTCAAATTAGTAAAGAATATATTCTCTTCTTTGGCTTGTTTAAATATCTCGGCTAAAAATATTGGTCCTTCAAACCACCAATGCCCAAAGAGTTCTGCATCAAATGGGGCTACTAAGATTGGTTCTTGATCAATTTCTTGATTTAATCGTTTAAGTTGTATATGTCTATCTTGGAGATAATTCTTTGCATGTTCTTTAGCTTTTTCGGCTGCCAATTTTGGATCGTAAAACTTTTTTTCAGTCAGAGATGTATTTCTTGAAGTGACTTTATGAAGTTTTAAACCAAGAGGCCTGGAGTCTTTTATCCCAATTTTTTTTAATATTTTTTGAGGTAGATCCCACCCTAAATCGCGATGAAACTCTCTGTAGTTTTTATCTCCTGGGTATCCTTCTCTCGAAGACCAAACTGGTAGTGTTGAGTCACTATCTCTACCAAAAAAGGCAACACCATTACTAGAACAAATTGGTGCATATATCCCATACCTAGGCCTAGGATTAGCATGTAATAAGCCATGTCCATCTAAAATTGAATATCTAAGGCCGCATTCCAGCATTAATTTATCTAAGCCTTCATAATAAGCACATTCTGGTAGCCATATCCCTTTAGGTTTTACTCCGAAAAAACGAAAATGTTCTTTTACAGCAGTTGATAATTGTGCTTTGACACACTCTATGTTTTCTCTAAGTAATGGAAGATATCCATGAGTGGCTGCACAAGTAAGTAGATCAACTACATTATATTTTTGTAGTTGCGAAAACCTTTGTATTAGGTTCCCTTCACATGATTCCCAATCACTTAGTTGGTTATTTATATATTTGTCTAGGTAATCAGATGCAATTTGTCTTTCTTTATCAATATAATTAAGAAGATTTAATCTATCTTTCAACCAATCAGGAAACCTAGCTTTTAAATCTTTGTCATCTAAAAGAGATAGAAGTGTGGGTGATAGAGAAATGGTGATTTTTGGCGTTTCATCTTTTTCTTGTAATGATTTCTCAAGTACTTTTAAGATAGGTAGATAACATTCAAAGAGAGCCTGGAAAAACCAGTCCTCTTCAAGAGATCCAGGGTTTGCAGATCTCACATATGGAAGATGAGCATGCAGAACAAGGGCGAGTTTGCCTGTAAACAAGTTCTAGTATGAGGTTCTTTAGATTTAATATCTTATAGAAATATAGTTAGAATAAAATAAATTGTTTAATTGTATTAGGAAATTATATGGCTAAGGATCCTGGAAGAGTTTTGATTTTTGATACAACTCTCAGAGACGGGGAACAATCTCCTGGTGCAAGTTTAAATTTGGAAGAGAAATTAGCGATAGCACATCAACTTGCAAGATTGGGTGTTGATATTATAGAGGCAGGCTTCCCTTTTGCTAGTCAAGGAGACTTTAAGGCTGTTCAGAGAATTGCTGATCAAGTCGGAGGGGAGGATGGTCCGATTATTTGTGGTTTAGCAAGAGCTTCTAAATCAGATATAAAAGCATGTGGAGAAGCTATATCTCCAGCCCCAAGAAAGCGTATTCATACTTTCATTGCAACTAGCGATATTCATTTAAAACACAAACTTCGTAAGTCAAGATCTGATGTTCTTCAGATAGTTCCTGAAATGGTTAGTTACGCAAGATCATTTTCAGAAGATGTTGAGTTTTCTTGCGAAGATGCAGCAAGAAGTGATCCAAATTTCCTATACCAAATAATTCAAAGTGCTATTTCTTCAGGAGCTTCCACCATTAATATTCCTGATACTGTCGGATATACAACACCAACAGAATTTGGACAATTGATCGCTGGAATAAACAAGAATGTTCCAAATATTGATGAAGCGGTTTTATCTGTTCATGGTCACAATGATTTAGGACTTGCAGTGGCTAATTTTCTTGAAGCAGTTAAAAATGGTGCTAGGCAAATGGAATGCACTGTTAATGGCATTGGTGAAAGAGCAGGAAATGCAGCCCTTGAAGAGTTAGTTATGGCGTTACATGTAAGAAGAAGGTATTTTAATACTTTTTTAGGGAAAGAGATGAATAGTCCAACCCCACTAACTGCTATAAGAACAGAAGAAATTACCAAGACATCTCGGCTAGTCTCAAATCTTACTGGAATGGTTGTTCAACCTAATAAAGCAATAGTAGGAGCAAATGCTTTTGCACATGAATCAGGTATTCATCAAGATGGTGTTTTAAAAAACAGACTTACTTATGAAATAGTTGATGCAAAAACAGTTGGACTTAGCGATAATAGAATTTCTTTAGGAAAATTAAGTGGTAGAAGTGCTGTTAGAGCAAGATTAGAAGATCTAGGTTACGACTTAACTAGAGAGGATTTAAATGATGCATTTGCTAGATTTAAGGATTTAGCAGACCGTAAAAGAGAAATTACAGATAGAGATCTGGAGGCCATAGTTAGTGAACAAGTGATGCAACCTGAAGCACGTTTCCAATTAAAATTAGTGCAAGTAAGTTGTGGAACAGCTTTAAAACCAACAGCTACAGTGACTATTGAAGATCAGGAAGGACAGGAACAGACAACAGTAGCTTTAGGAACCGGTCCAGTAGATGCAGTATGCAAAGCCCTTAAATCTTTGACTAATGAACAAAATGAATTAATTGAATTTTCAGTAAAATCAGTCACTGAGGGTATAGATGCACTTGGTGAGGTCACAATTAGGTTGAGGAGGAATGGACAGATTTTCTCAGGACACTCTTCAGATACTGATGTGGTTGTAGCTTCAGCTCAGGCCTATATAAATGCTTTGAACAGACTTGTTTCTTCAGATCAGAATTTTGCATTGCATCCCCAATATGATGTTGTAAACGGAAATCTTTAGATCATATTTTTGTTGTATTGCGTTTTTCTTTCTTATTTCATATAGAATAGTTAAGTGACAGTTGGTTGAGCGTACATAGGACATGGCTATGCCTGAAGCTAACAAATTTCGTCTGGTAGGAATGGATGGTCTTCCTCATCCAGTACTAGATATGCCTTATGAATCAATAGATGCAGCTAGATTGGCTGCTAAACAATGGACTTCTACTCAAAAGAAAGATCTTTCTGGTAACTATAGTTCTATTGGAATAGAGATTATGACTGAAAATGGTTGTTGGAGGACGATCCAATATTCATAACTTTTATACTTATTTCTATATAATTTGCCATAAAATTAATTTCTAAGAGTCAATTAATTCAATGATATTTGAATTTGAGATTTCCCAAGAATATTTATTTTCAATTATCTTTTAAAGGAATAGATTAAGCGTCTAACTAACTTTATAAAGCTTATCGTTCATTTATATTTAAAAGATAGTATCATTTCAATAGCTAACTTAATATCAAGAAAATGGGTTAATTAACGTTATTTTAATTTAAGTGGATATGGAGTTCTTAATGGTAAAGCCTGTAAAAGGTTACTGGATACTTTCTTGGTTAGGACTTTTTTCGAATCTTCTTGCGCTTCCTTTTATTGCTTATGTAGTTAGTCTTGGCCCACCAATGCATATTGCAAATATAAGCATTGCAATAAGTTTGGCTTGGCCTGCAGCAATTGTTGGAATTGTAGCTTCTGCTGGACTTTTAGCTCAAAGGAAGTGGGGGATTATTGTTTCATTAGTTTCACTTTCAATGGTTATAGCTGGATCAATTCCTTATGGGGTTGTTCGATTGATGCGAGAAGGTGATTTAATAGGTTTAAGTGGTTTATCTTTATTAATAGCTATATTAAATTTGTTTGCATTGATTTATTGGTTATTACCAGTCCATAGGAGAAGAGTAAGATATTAATATAAACCTTAATTAGGTTAACTTATTATTAGATTATAAACTTATTTTTAATTTCATTCTCTTAAGAGGTGAATAAAGGTTTTTTAGTATAAATAGGATATTTAATCCTTCGATGTCTCATCCTTTTCCATACATTGATGAAAGAATTAATTATTAGTTCAATCTCAGCTTTTGAAAGTCCACTATTAATTAATTGCCCATCTGTTTCCCTAGATTCAACAATTTTTCTAATGGTTGCATCTGCTTCTTTTTCATTGCTATTTAAGTTCAAGGCTCTGAGTGAAGCTTCACAGCCATCTGCAAGCATTAGGATTGCAGTTTCTTGAGTTTGAGGAATGGGACCTTTATAACGAAAGTTTTTTTCTGAAGCAGATGGTTCAACTTCCTTTGCTTTTTGGAGAAAAAACCCCATTTTTAATGTGCCTTGATGTTCAGGGATGAAATCAGCAATTGCAGTTGGTAATCGATAACGTTTGGCCATTCTTAACCCCTCATCTACATGTGCTTGTAATATCTCTGCGCTTTTATAGGGATCATTAAGTTCATCATGAGGGTTTTTGCCCTCTTCTTGATTTTCAATGAACCAATTTGGTGCATGTAGTTTGCCTATATCATGGTAAAGCCCCCCGGTCCTTACAAGATCTGTATCAGCTCCAATACTCCTTGCACCTTCTTCAGCCAAGCTGCATATCATTAAAGTATGTTCAAAAGTTCCTGGAGCTTCTTTAGATAATTTCCTTAGTAGAGGTCTTTCCTGATCTGCAAGTTCTAATAATCTTGCCCTGGTTAGTAAACCAAATGTACTTTCAAGAATTGGTAAAAGCAATATAGTAATCATCAACATTGCTCCAAGAACTAAAGCTTCGGTAATTAATGCTTCTGAATTTGGAGCTAGTCTTCCCCAGGCACTATCTGATGGGGAGATTTTATTTCTTATAAGAATCCATTCTAATAGAAGAGCACTAACTGGAAGTAATACAGCTATTTGAAGAAGTTGAGCTCTACTTCTCATACGCCCTCCTTGAAAGGCAACTAATGAAGCTGTTAATGCGGCAATAATTAATCTTCCTTCACCAATTCCACTAACTGGGACAGGCCATAAGAGACTACCTATTGCCAACCAACCTAAGGCTGAAGCAGTACCTATCCCCTGTGAAAGAAGAAGAGTAGGGGGAACTAGGATTTGTAAAGGACTTATTGCTGCTCCAAACCAATCTTTACTTAATTGTGCAATTAATAATAGTCCTAGTGCTAACAATGCATGTTTAGGCTTAAGAGAAGGTTTGTCTCTTCTCATAACCATAAGTAATATAAGGCAACTTAAAAATGC
It encodes:
- the gyrA gene encoding DNA gyrase subunit A; the encoded protein is MADPTELNNSVPDEFEDRIIQTDLRSEMSRSYLEYAMSVIVGRALPDARDGLKPVHRRILYAMYELGLTSDRPYRKCARVVGEVLGKYHPHGDTAVYDALVRMAQDFSMQMPLVDGHGNFGSIDNDPPAAMRYTESRLKALTQDGLLEDIESETVEFLDNFDGSQQEPSVLPARIPQLLLNGSSGIAVGMATNIPPHNLGEIIDGLMALISNQELSDQELMKIIPGPDFPTGGQILGRSGIRETYLSGRGSVTMRGVAEIETIENKGRPDRDAIVITQLPYQTNKAALIERIAYMVNDKKLEGISDIRDESDRDGMRIVVELRRDSYPQVVLNNLFKLTPLQSNFSANMLALVDGEPITLSLLKMLHVFLDFRVETIEKRTRYLLRKAEERNHLLLGLLLALDQLDEIISLIRSAPDTSVAKKKLQEVHGLTDVQADAILQMQLRRLTALESDKIRLEHEDLLKKIEDFNDILANKNRVYEIIKSELSYIRDKYYLPRRTEILDLGSGLEDIDLIANERSVVLLTETGYFKRMPVNEFESTSRGTRGKSGTRSQGEEEVKLFISCNDHDNLLLFSDRGVVYSVPAYRVPQCSRAAKGTPVVQLLPIPREEAITSIISVASFDDDNHLLMLTNGGFIKRTSVSAFNKIRANGLISISLEDGDALRWVRLASSGDSVLIGSKNGMTIHFRINDAELRPLGRTARGVRSMNLRQGDSLVSMDVLSQELADKVADISQENELSTTNEYEGPWVLVASADGLGKRVPITQFRLQKRSGMGLRAIKFRNQDDELVGLKVLGKGEELLLVSEKGVIVRTSADQISQQSRAATGVRLQRLDLGDHLAEVVLVPPQQVEQENNDEVTGTDQSVLKDSPES
- the crtL gene encoding lycopene beta cyclase encodes the protein MKLKKCSDVLVMGAGPAALCIASELIEQGLNVSALASHSPEKPWPNTYGIWAEELESLGIASLLGHRWKNTVSYFGDGQNNDGNHLVTHCFDYGLFDQAAFQNELLKKCLGLEWSIETAKNIRYTDEITEVICSSGNTYRARVVIDASGHRSPFIRRSYKEDVAQQSAYGIVGRFSCPPVDKDQFVLMDFRPDHLTNEQLKEPPTFLYAMDFGEGVFFVEETSLAFSPPVSWNTLKERLLARLSSRGIKVLEVMHEEYCLFPMNLPLPDRNQALLAFGGSASMVHPASGYMVGALLRRSPSLARQLSKSLSIDPPLDSKALAKEGWRVLWSNELIQRHRLYQFGLNRLMSFDEALLRTFFATFFKLSKKDWSRFLANTLPLHELIIVMLKLFTLAPLKIKLGMIGIVKN
- a CDS encoding glycoside hydrolase family 57 protein; translation: MFTGKLALVLHAHLPYVRSANPGSLEEDWFFQALFECYLPILKVLEKSLQEKDETPKITISLSPTLLSLLDDKDLKARFPDWLKDRLNLLNYIDKERQIASDYLDKYINNQLSDWESCEGNLIQRFSQLQKYNVVDLLTCAATHGYLPLLRENIECVKAQLSTAVKEHFRFFGVKPKGIWLPECAYYEGLDKLMLECGLRYSILDGHGLLHANPRPRYGIYAPICSSNGVAFFGRDSDSTLPVWSSREGYPGDKNYREFHRDLGWDLPQKILKKIGIKDSRPLGLKLHKVTSRNTSLTEKKFYDPKLAAEKAKEHAKNYLQDRHIQLKRLNQEIDQEPILVAPFDAELFGHWWFEGPIFLAEIFKQAKEENIFFTNLNDILRSTSKLQLCEPCPSSWGQGGFHKYWLNESNSWLISEWSKAGKAMVNRCSNGVEKEYEIRILQQAARELLLSQSSDWSFILKAGTTTDLAKKRIYKHLDRFWTLINALDREDNPSDLKLKEFELEDSIFPLIQAKDWCKI
- a CDS encoding 2-isopropylmalate synthase gives rise to the protein MAKDPGRVLIFDTTLRDGEQSPGASLNLEEKLAIAHQLARLGVDIIEAGFPFASQGDFKAVQRIADQVGGEDGPIICGLARASKSDIKACGEAISPAPRKRIHTFIATSDIHLKHKLRKSRSDVLQIVPEMVSYARSFSEDVEFSCEDAARSDPNFLYQIIQSAISSGASTINIPDTVGYTTPTEFGQLIAGINKNVPNIDEAVLSVHGHNDLGLAVANFLEAVKNGARQMECTVNGIGERAGNAALEELVMALHVRRRYFNTFLGKEMNSPTPLTAIRTEEITKTSRLVSNLTGMVVQPNKAIVGANAFAHESGIHQDGVLKNRLTYEIVDAKTVGLSDNRISLGKLSGRSAVRARLEDLGYDLTREDLNDAFARFKDLADRKREITDRDLEAIVSEQVMQPEARFQLKLVQVSCGTALKPTATVTIEDQEGQEQTTVALGTGPVDAVCKALKSLTNEQNELIEFSVKSVTEGIDALGEVTIRLRRNGQIFSGHSSDTDVVVASAQAYINALNRLVSSDQNFALHPQYDVVNGNL
- a CDS encoding HDIG domain-containing metalloprotein; the encoded protein is MVCLLIAIISSYKLLAVPDLKPGDIAPFESIAAKDALVIDSAALQQKRSDLIPLTSVQVIDQKESQKLLKELVYQLKELELLATNDADRIGPVNLTRLERKWLAKQSIEKRASWSREIIEVAEKMLSQGLIKTLAQDQLKSSAYLQLSSLKGSQSESKTIGSKLIANTFNGKSNLRHDSNRSQQLLEELITKQGIPKIEVKKGDLITRKGETINQKRYDVLDYFGLINRRAKPIEWFWSFTEAFLSCLILLMVMRRDKPSLKPKHALLALGLLLIAQLSKDWFGAAISPLQILVPPTLLLSQGIGTASALGWLAIGSLLWPVPVSGIGEGRLIIAALTASLVAFQGGRMRSRAQLLQIAVLLPVSALLLEWILIRNKISPSDSAWGRLAPNSEALITEALVLGAMLMITILLLPILESTFGLLTRARLLELADQERPLLRKLSKEAPGTFEHTLMICSLAEEGARSIGADTDLVRTGGLYHDIGKLHAPNWFIENQEEGKNPHDELNDPYKSAEILQAHVDEGLRMAKRYRLPTAIADFIPEHQGTLKMGFFLQKAKEVEPSASEKNFRYKGPIPQTQETAILMLADGCEASLRALNLNSNEKEADATIRKIVESRETDGQLINSGLSKAEIELIINSFINVWKRMRHRRIKYPIYTKKPLFTS